The Manis javanica isolate MJ-LG chromosome 2, MJ_LKY, whole genome shotgun sequence genome contains a region encoding:
- the PLEKHF2 gene encoding pleckstrin homology domain-containing family F member 2, giving the protein MVDRLANSEANTRRINIVENCFGAAGQPLTIPGRVLIGEGVLTKLCRKKPKARQFFLFNDILVYGNIVIQKKKYNKQHIIPLENVTIDSIKDEGDLRNGWLIKTPTKSFAVYAATATEKSEWMNHINKCVTDLLCKSGKTPSNEHAAVWVPDSEATVCMRCQKAKFTPVNRRHHCRKCGFVVCGPCSEKRFLLPSQSSKPVRICDFCYDLLSAGDMATCQPTRSDSYSQSLKSPLNDASDDDDDDDSSD; this is encoded by the coding sequence ATGGTGGATCGCTTGGCAAACAGTGAAGCAAATACTAGACGTATAAACATAGTAGAAAACTGTTTTGGAGCAGCTGGTCAACCCTTAACTATACCTGGAAGGGTTCTTATTGGAGAAGGAGTACTGACTAAGTTGTGCAGAAAAAAGCCCAAAGCAAGGcagtttttcttatttaatgatATTCTTGTATATGGCAATATTgtcattcaaaagaaaaaatataacaagCAACATATTATTCCCCTGGAAAATGTCACTATTGATTCTATTAAAGATGAGGGAGACTTGAGGAATGGATGGCTTATCAAGACACCAACCAAATCATTTGCAGTTTATGCTGCCACTGCCACTGAGAAATCGGAATGGATGaatcatataaataaatgtgttacTGACTTACTCTGCAAAAGCGGGAAGACACCCAGTAATGAGCATGCTGCTGTCTGGGTTCCCGACTCTGAGGCGACTGTATGTATGCGTTGTCAGAAAGCAAAATTCACACCTGTTAATCGTCGTCACCATTGCCGCAAATGTGGTTTTGTTGTCTGTGGGCCCTGCTCTGAAAAGAGATTTCTTCTTCCCAGTCAGTCCTCTAAGCCTGTGCGGATTTGTGACTTCTGCTATGACCTGCTTTCTGCTGGGGACATGGCCACGTGCCAGCCTACTCGATCGGATTCATACAGTCAGTCACTGAAGTCTCCTTTAAATGATGCTTCtgatgatgatgacgatgatgacAGCAGTGACTAA